In Elephas maximus indicus isolate mEleMax1 chromosome 25, mEleMax1 primary haplotype, whole genome shotgun sequence, the genomic stretch TGCTTTGTTCATAAATAACACTCTATATATcttgaaaacctaacttgtaggCATTCTGGAAAAAACATGGTACTATTCTATGTCAACAGAACAGCTGAAAGAAGTAAGTTTATACACGGTTACCTGGCTTTTTTTCTATCTTCTTCCAGAAGGTCTGTTCTAGCCGTtgcaattatttttatgttttcatgtaaaatattaaaaataattcttaaccGAGGCACTGATCCCAGCGCTTATTTCAATACAAACGGTGACTGACTAACAAAATTTTACAAATGCTATTTTTAAAAGCCATACCTCTTCTTTAGACGGGGGTCTGCTAGGGGATCACGATGATAGGTAAACTGAATGGCCTTAAAAAAGATCATTTGGTTTTCACTTTAGTCTTCAGACCAGAAGATTCTTTTAACAAGTGGAAACAAACTCTGCAAGCTCAACGAAACAAGCACAGTGGCTGGCTAGTGTTTAAATGTTCTCCAAATGGAACAGACTTAAAACGAGAGGAAATAACCTACAAACCACTCCCAAATTTCCAATCCCCAAAGTTGGCTGGTTGTAAGTacatcaagcatagcaacaagaactcactttttcctgatttttttcttaaggcAGTCCAATAGGAAATGAAGTAGCAATTGGGCTCTGTTCCAAATTTTACCTTAAGTGGTGACCAGCTTTCACTTTATTTAAGAAGGAATGCCAGTGATTACCTCAGGCTCAAGACCAGTGTCCACGCCCTCCATCCACCTGACATTATGACATCACTGAGCTTTCTGCTCCACCAGACTGGGCACCACCATGAAAATACCCGAGGCTCACCATGGCATCACCTGATGCAGAAGCACGCAATCTCGCCTCAGCTGGCTCTTTTCCACTCCCTTCTCTTTCACCCTAGACTGACCAAGTCACCACCCCCCAAACCTTTCCTGGCTCTGCTCTTGGTCTGGGCACACTCACGTCACCTCTGCACAACATGATCCTACCCGCGCCAGTCAAGGGGCATCCCCAAAcgaaaacaccaaatactggttGTTATGGGACATAACGTGGGAAATTTCATTACCTGTCACGAATgacagcaccacaattcagaAAGAATCATGGGTTATGTATGGTAACAAATGCATGATCAAGCACATCATTTGAACATAAAAATATGCACAGGAGATTCAGGAAACAAGACTACATCTAAACTATAGTATCAGCCAGCACACAACATGAATGGGTAGGATCAAATTCATCATTCAAGAGAGCATATATTatttaaatcaaaacaaacagGTCAGAGTTAAAATACACGAGATAAAATAATTCCATCATCTAGGAGAAAAACCATGCCCAACTGGGCATATAGCAAATGAAGTAACCAAATTCAGCCACCTAACAACCATCAGGTTAAACAAATGGATATAGTTATTTACACACATTCTCAAACTTCAGCACAGGTAATCTACTAGCCTTGACCAAATTTAAATGACTGTGGCACAGAAGACACTATACATCAATGTGGGAAAGTGTATGAAGATGAACACCAGGAAAAAGTATGTGTCAATTAAAACATCTTTATGTGAATATAAAGAAAGGGATTTCTACCCAACTAAACGGAAGAAAGTATATAAAGGAACAGGAGAATTAGTCTTtcatagattttctttttctctctctctctgtaagtACAAGTCAGTTAGCTCCACCTCGACAACGTCCACGCACACAAGCAAGCACTGCCAGGAGGCCCTGTCCTCACAGTGAGAGTGATGCCAACAGACCTAGGCTGTTCTGGATTTCTGCCATGCACATGTGAACatacaaaacaatataaaaagcATTGGAACTTGTCACCAGCACCACCAAAATAGTCACAGGATACAAAAAACACGAACAATTTCTAAAGAAGAAAGTTATAAACTCATTCTTAGCCAACTGTCCTAACTAAACATATACATTTGGAGAATACACCCAgatgcaaatgtatagagaatacaaaacatatatGAAAACATTTAGGTTGGGTACTCAggtccaagaaaaagaacataaaaacGTGGCAAAATTAAAGACAGGCTCTGCAAATATCAAAATAATAGGAATAAGATTTACGAAGTACTTTTCATAAAACTCGGGGGCTCTGACAAGCATGAATCGCGCATCACACCTATAATCACCATCACACAGACACGGTGAATTTAAATAATACACAAGATCGTTTGGCTCGTATGCAACAAAATTAAGCCATGAAATGGGCATCCCATAAAGAACACTTTGCCCTAAGACAACAATAAAGAGGAGTAGCTGCATGCCACAAAGACACCGACACTTCACTTCAGGTCTCCATCTCCTTCTCCATCCCCTTGGATGGATTTTTTGATACGAAGCAACATGGTAGTAAGCCACTGATCCAAGCGAGATATTGAGTCAAATTCCTTTACCTAGTTTAAAGGGAAGATGAATAGGAATTAGTCCATGGAAATACAATCCGAACACAAAACAACAGTACTCGCGAgttcttttaacattttctttagaaattgTTCATTCCAGTTTATAACTTCTTCACTAAAACTATTTTTATTATCCTGTGATTATTGTGATGGTGTCAAGGACAAGTTCCAGTGCTTTGTGCAAGGAGAAAATTCCTAACTGCCATTATTATCGGAAGAAGAGTGCGTTTAAAATGACATAAAATTAGACTCTGTAATAAGAATTAGAAGGGAACATGGAAAATTAATATTGCTCTAATATTCATCTCACATAAAAAAACTTACTTGCCAAATTAGGATATGTGGAAACAGAATTCTTCTAATATATTTCAATGCATTACCAAGGAATAAAATTTCAGTAGGATGAAAATAATCTGGTGGCGAAAGTTAAATAGGAAAACATGCCTTTGTTTATACTGTCACTTTAAAGCCACGATTAATACACTAACGGAGGAAACCACGAAAACTGGCTTAGTTCTAAACACAGGATGCAAAAActgggaaaacagaaaaatgacgAGTATAAAGAAAAAACTTCCCGTTTATTTTATTTCAAGAATACAGCAAACTCTCACTGcttagtttttatattttgaataGTATTTTAACTACTTTTACTTTACACTTATTTATGGATCagataattttcaaaagaaaacattaaaacagtcAATTACAACTATATGAGATATTTGCTCTTGAACTAGCCTCACAGCTAAATTACGGTTTTGAGCTTAAGTCAAGAAATAATGCCTAATACAACCGGGGTTCTAACATAGTCTAATAGACAATGGAACTGCCCAGTTTTAAAGGTTTGTAGGATCTATAAAAAAATGATGTTTGGAAAATACAACTTAGGTATGCCAGAAAAATATTCAGGTAAACATtcagaatttaaaaaaggaaaagaaatttccTTAACTtaaactatcaaagaatataCTATATCCCCAAAGCATAACTTACTGCTTCAGTGTAAGCTTCACTGTTCTGTTCTTCATGAGCTTCTAGAAGtttctgaaaaattaaaatagggaaaaaaatcagttcaGTAGGCTGGAAAGTCCCATCTCTGAACATAGAAACAGCTTCAGTGTCAAGTTAACTGATGTTGCCAAACACCTCACAAAACTGGGGAAAAATTCAAACACAAGTTAAGAATTACCCCTAAGAcatcagtcaattggcataataaaatctattaagaaaacactctgcatcccactttggagagtggcgtctggggtcttaaatgctagcaagcggccatctaagatgcatcaattggtctcaacccaactggaccaaaggaaaatgaagaacaccaaggacacaaggtaattatgagcccaaaagacagaaagggccacataaaccagagactccatcagcctgagaccagaagaactagatggtgcctggctacaaccgatgactgccctgagggggaacacaacagagaacccctgaaggagcaggagagcagtgggatgcagatcccaaattctcgtaagaagaccagacttaatggtctgactgagactagaaggaccccagaggtcatgacccccagcccttctgttagcccaagacaggaaccattcctaaagccaactcttgagacagggattggactggacaatgggatacaaaatgatactggtgaagaatgagcttcttggatcaaatagacacatgagactatgttggcatctcctgtctggaggggagatgagagggcagaggaggtcagaagctggctgaatgggcacgaaaagagagagtagagggaagcagtgtgctgtctcaatacaggaagagcaattaggagtatatagcgaggtgtatataaatttgtgtacgagaaactgacttgatttgtaaactttcacttaaagcacaataaaaacaaaacgaaacaaaacaaagaattacccCCAAGTCAGCAGCTTTTGTATTACTATTTCCAAAATGCCTGTTTCAGAACACAATCTTATGTCCCTGAGTCTAGTGGCATTTGAAGActcaaaaggcaaaaacaaaaaataccacatccCGTCAATTAGCAGACTTCATACAATTAAAATTTCACTTAATTCCCAACCTGCCTCGGTGTTATCACCTGGCAGCAAAGGTGTTTTTTCTTTAATGCCCAAAACTTACTTACTTTTAATAATTTACATTCCCTCGAATCAGTGAATGCTGGAAACATTTCCTCATACTTCTCAAGAGCAAGCTGGGAGAGAAAAATAACTCATTAACAACAGACTTACAGAAGTAGGAAACAAAGCCTTCAATACTACATTAACGTCAGTCAGATTGATCTGTATTTAAACGTTTAAGAGGCATGATGCTAAACTGAACATCAACGCATGAAACctatttattttggatttttaaatttcaattagGAATAAATTCCTAAAACCAATTTTTCTAAGTTGCTGTAGAGAAGTCAATGTGAAcctaatctaattctgaaaaactcATAGACCAGGTGTCTCTGTTTTCATCCGTTAAATAGGGAAGCTCTTCCATAACACTGTCCCAATTCCAAATAAATgacaaataaacaaaattcagATCATTGCTAGAGGTTAGAGGGAAGAGCGCTGCTTCTCTCAGTGACTTTAATTCTGCTCTTCCAACTCCAAACAGATACTGACAACACCAAGGTTGTCCAAGTCTTGTCTCTTGTCTCCTAGCTTtcgctttgcttttcaacttctccccacatcctcattcCAATCCCAAATCCCCCAGCGTGACAGCAGCTGGGGAAATAACCTGACTCACTAATCAGAGTGAACACAGTCAAGTGGGAAACACCTTTGTTCTTTCCGTTTTCtgctgtaatttaaaattttattaagtcTTTCATTTTTAAGTCAAGACTACATGCAATATGTAACGCCTTGGTCACATGTTTAAAGCCTGTGTCAAAAGACATTCATTCTCTTGCCAAGTGTGGTTCTGAAATGGTCTATATCTGGTCATAAGAATATTTAGATCCAAGGTCTGTAAACTAAATACAGTCCAGTCTTAAGCAATTAAAACAAAACGAACCaaaaccacagcaacatgcaaaaaagaaaaaaaaaaaaaattgctccccAGCTCCAGGAGAGCACAGGGGTAGGTCTAAGTaggaaaatgtataaaaatgatCTGATAATACCCTACCCTCCTGACATACACATACAAGGGCAGGTCTAGAAAAACATGGCCTTAAGCactgtgataatttttttttaaggtcggGGTCTTATAGAACATTCATTAAGCAAGTATGTTCTGGGACCTACTACATACCAGGTACCTTCTAGGTGTGGAAGATACCACAGTAACCACCCGAAAAGCTCTGCTCTCACAGACCTCACACTATAATGGGGTGTAGGTGGggcaaacacacagacacacagacccatTTTTCAATGTTGGATTGACATGGCTGTGAGAAAACAAGGTAGGATCCTACAGGGGAGAGTGTGTGAGTGACAGCTAATGAGGTGGGAAACTTCTCCCAAGAACAAGGGTGTGTGCTGGGGCAAGGTAGGGAAGGAAAAGCCTCTGGGAGAAGATGGCGCCTGTGCTGAGAAACCAAATGAAAGTGCGGGAACAGACGACTGGAAGATCTGAGGAAGAATCTTCcagacaaagaaaactagaaggtGACAGGTGGAAGGACTGAGGCGGGAACGGACTTGGCACGTCTGAGCAACAGCAAAAAGGCTCAGGTGACTAGAGCACGACAACCAACAGGAAGCCATGGGCCTGCAGGCCGGGTCAAGGAGTTACGAACTCATCCCAGTGCACTGGGGAGCCCTGAAGGCTGAAGAGAAGGGAAGCTGTGTGACGTGATTTAAAGGCCCCACTCTGGCTGCTGAGTGGAGAACCAACAGGAAGCCGTGGGCCTGCAGGCCGGGTCAAGGCGTTACGAATCCATCCAAGTGCACTGGGGAGCCCCTGGAGGCTGAGGAGAAGGGAAGCGCTGTGACGTGATTTAAAGGCCCCACTCTGGCTGCTGAGTGGAGAACCGATATGGGGGTGAGGTAAGAATCCAAGACAGGCCCCAGACCAGAGCCAGTGCCTACCTAAGCATGCTACCAGGACTTTTAAGTCAGTTAGGGCTGGtacaaatttttaaaacagaGGTGTAGTCTGTATaacaagttgctgttgagtcaattccaactcatggcgaccccatgtgagagaATATTTCCAAACCAATAAGGGCGCCATGGCCATTTCTTCTGTATTAAACACCTgaagattttggagcaaagctatACACTCAAGTGAGCATTTTCTTCCAATGAGTGTAGTCTATTTtggaaggaaataacaaataatttgtttttttgattaaaaaaaaaaaatcaaaagcaaaaacaaagaatgTCAGTCtactctttattatttcttccttagccCCCAATTTCTTTAAAGCAAAACTGCCAAAGGAAACTTGGTTACCAGGGAACATTACAAGCACAATTTCAGCAGCCGTTACAGgattacagctgagaaacatatcacagaattattattattatttttaacgtACCTAGTTTAGTTTTGCCACATCAGAAAACTAGCCCCAAAGGACTCCTTACCTTTGCATTTAACTCATCCACTATGAAGTGGCAGAGGGCTGCTTTAAAGAAGTAATCCTTTGCACTGTACTTCAACAAAGGGTTGTCCATAGTGTTTGTCCCAACCTAGGCACAGAAAGCAGAGTTAAAAGAGTTTGCCTTCTTACATTCAGCAAATCTGTTTTCCTTTTGCCCTTTAGGAAATACTTATATATTTTACATTAATTCAGCTATGAAATATATTCTTTTAACACAGTATCATATACTCAAAAATTTTACTAGATTAGAAACACTAGTATATACATTTCCATGAAGTAATGATGTGTTAAAAATGACTCAGATAATTCCCGCTTTCAGGAGGATGGAATAGACATGATTTTCTCTATTCCTCCTGCTAAGTTCAACTTCTGGtaagtttatttaaaacaaacataagAGGACTCGGCAAGGTGGAGGAAATAAGGTAGTCCAGCAGGGGCCCTGTGACCTGTGGGATGATACAGTGGTGAGTTTCctggattttctttttgcctcatgtatcctagactttttttttatcctagaCTTGGAAATGAAGAAGCTAGCAACCCAGAAATGCCAGtgggcacacacaaaaaaggacagcTGACAAAAGCTTACCATCTCTAGCCAAAGGATCAAGAAAGAGGCAGTctagcaagacagaaaactttAAGACAGTAACTGCTCTACTTCGGCCAAACACCACAGGAAAATGGTGGTCCACTCCTACCTATATCAGCATCGGCTGAATAAGGAGCCTAGATGTCAATCCTTCCAAGGCAAGGCTGTAAGGTGCCCAATAGCCTTGCCAGGGTGGTGTCAGAGACAGCCCTATAAAATCAGAAGCCAAGACTCTCATCCCTGCCAATTAGTAATAAGCCTCACCCTCTACCCCCACTACTGAGCCAATGGAAGCCACATGAGGCACTTGGATTTACCCTCCACACCACAGTAATGAGGCACCCCTCCATCTCCCAGCTGAGGTCCTGTCAGAAGAAGTTCACTGTTACAACTGCCTAGTGATAATGAGGACAATtccattatggtgttggtggagacaAGGTGGGGAGCTGGAATGTCCACCCCTGCCCAGTAGTAATGAAGGCCTCCCTCCTCAGAGGACAATGGTGGCTGTAGTAGACAACCTGGACTTCTACCTCCACCTGTAAGTAATGACACGATACCCCTCTACTTCCCCCGATGGAGCAATGTCAAGAATATCAGCTGAAAGAGAAAATTCAGACCTGAATTTTATAACATAATGtgaaaatgtccagttttcacagaAAATTtctcactataccaaaaacaaggAAGATTTCAAACTGAATGAAGGTAACAGATGACTACACAGAGATGACAGAAATGTTAGATTatgtaacaaatattttaaagaagcaATCATAAAATTGCTTCAACAATTAGTAAAACACTTGAAACTaatgaaaaaacagaaagcatcaacaaaaaaaatcacagaaaagaaacagaaggcataaccaaatggaaattttagaactgaaaaattcAATAACTGCCATATAAAGTGGATGGGCTCAACATcagaaagaagaggagagaagaaagaatcagtgaaatggATGATGGAACAATAGAAATTACCCAATCTGAATGATACAGAGAAGa encodes the following:
- the NAPB gene encoding beta-soluble NSF attachment protein isoform X4 — its product is MHFVKQPSSICSFRANMILPLALWMPGMLIKRQTHKGRFSIAAKHHITIAEIYETELVDIEKAIAHYEQSADYYKGEESNSSANKCLLKVAAYAAQLEQYQKAIEIYEQVGTNTMDNPLLKYSAKDYFFKAALCHFIVDELNAKLALEKYEEMFPAFTDSRECKLLKKLLEAHEEQNSEAYTEAVKEFDSISRLDQWLTTMLLRIKKSIQGDGEGDGDLK